A single region of the Gorilla gorilla gorilla isolate KB3781 chromosome 1, NHGRI_mGorGor1-v2.1_pri, whole genome shotgun sequence genome encodes:
- the LOC115931286 gene encoding large ribosomal subunit protein uL30-like gives MEGVEEKKKEVPAVPETLKKKRRNFAELKIKHLRKKFAQKMLQKARRKLIYEKAKHYHKEYRQMYRNEIRMARMARKAGNFYVPAEPKLAFVIRIRGINGVSPKVRKVLQLLRLRQIFNGTFVKLNKASINMLRIVEPYIAWGYPNLKSVNELIYKRGYGKINKKRIALTDNALIARSLGKYGIICMEDLIHEIYTVGKRFKEANNFLWPFKLSSS, from the coding sequence ATGGAGGGtgtagaagagaagaagaaggaggttCCTGCTGTGCCAGAAACCCTTAAGAAAAAGCGAAGGAATTTCGCAGAGCTGAAGATCAAGCACCTGAGAAAGAAGTTTGCCCAAAAGATGCTTCAAAAGGCAAGGAGGAAGCTTATCTATGAAAAAGCAAAGCACTATCACAAGGAATATAGGCAGATGTACAGAAATGAAATTCGAATGGCGAGAATGGCAAGAAAAGCTGGCAACTTCTATGTACCTGCAGAACCCAAACTGGCGTTTGTCATCAGAATCAGAGGTATCAATGGAGTGAGCCCAAAGGTTCGAAAGGTGTTGCAGCTTCTTCGCCTTCGTCAAATCTTCAATGGAACCTTTGTGAAGCTCAACAAGGCTTCGATTAACATGCTGAGGATTGTAGAGCCATATATTGCATGGGGGTACCCCAATCTGAAGTCAGTAAATGAACTAATCTACAAGCGTGGTTATGGCAAAATCAATAAGAAGCGAATTGCTTTGACAGATAACGCTTTGATTGCTCGATCTCTTGGTAAATATGGCATCATCTGCATGGAGGATTTGATTCATGAGATCTATACTGTTGGAAAACGCTTCAAAGAGGCAAATAACTTCCTGTGGCCCTTCAAATTGTCTTCTTCATGA